The following nucleotide sequence is from Penaeus monodon isolate SGIC_2016 chromosome 29, NSTDA_Pmon_1, whole genome shotgun sequence.
cttttctccctctccccaatttCTTCTTTTAGNNNNNNNNNNNNNNNNNNNNNNNNNNNNNNNNNNNNNNNccgtgtaaataataaatgtgcataaaactGTTNNNNNNNNNNNNNNNNNNNNNNNNNNNNNNNNNNNNNNNNNNNNNNNNNNNNNNNNNNNNNNNNNNNNNNNNNNNNNNNNNNNNNNNNNNNNNNNNNNNNNNNNNNNNNNNNNNNNNNNNNNNNNNNNNNNNNNNNNNNNNNNNNNNNNNNNNNNNNNNNNNNNNNNNNTTTAAGCTGctaattatcatctcattttccaTTAAAATGAAGTGACTGCAACAGTGCAGTTCCATGGATTATGATTCCAAGCATAATGTACATTTCATGATATAATATTCTACTCTTCTTtcacataaataaaacataaataacactTAACTCTGCACAGGACAGGTTACNNNNNNNNNNNNNNNNNNNNNNNNNNNNNNNNNNNNNTATGTAAGCCtgattatgttttcattatttcctatgccacatacaaaaaaataacaagaaataaaatatcaatacctaaaaataaagaaaacccttGTTACTTGTGAATAATGTCTCCAacagtacatatatctatctgaatcagattttttcattaatattgaaaATCACTTACAGAAGCAACAGTCattcagtttttaaaaatgtacttGATACATNNNNNNNNNNNNNNNNNNNNNNNNNNNNNNNNNNNNNNNNNNNNNNNNNNNNNNNNNNNNNNNNNNNNNNNNNNNNNNNNNNNTTTTTGCATGAAATCTGTATCAGATACAGTATCCACATGATNNNNNNNNNNNNNNNNNNNNNNNNNNNNNNNNNNNNNNNNNNNNNNNNNNNNNNNNNNNNNNNNNNNNNNNNNNNNNNNNNNAACTGAATGGCAGCAGTCTctgtaagaaatataaaaagaacacaACACTTACCATCTGCAGTGCTTGTGGATGCTCTGACAAAGGTGGACTTCCGTTTATGCTGAAGTTCTCAACTGAGGCTAAGCCAGCTGCAAAGTCATTACTGCCAAGCCACTGTTGGAGGATAAAAAGACATCAATATtttgagagggggaaaaagctgGAATGGAGGGGCATAAAGAAGATGGTGGAGGTAGAAGGAGCAGAGGAGGAAAAGACATTATTTTCAAGTTAGAAAAATTATGTTGCATAATTTGAATCTctgagaaaagagaaagccagagaagactgagaagggaagaaagagaaggaggaggtaaaagTAGAGGGAGGTGATTGTgccaaggagaagagaggaaaagcctaagatagaagatgagaaggaaaaggaaacagggtAAAAGAATGAGTTAGACGagtatgagaaagaggaggaggggaaagtaaTTACTgccgagaggaaaggaagaggaagaggaaagggaaagaagagagtagGTGCACGAAAAAGAAGAACACAAAAAACAGTCTCATATACCTCCTGCATGCCTGATGGTCCTGCCAGTGCCTCAACAACCACTTCTGGTAGTTCCTGGGATACCTGCGCTGGCCCACCCAGATGACTGAACTCCTTAGACGTGCCTGTGTGCTCCTCCTGAACTCCATCATGACTGTCTGGGTCTGCACTGTCTGAGGCTGTGCTATAAGTGATACTCGGGTCTATGGAGTTATTGTGACTTAGTTCAGGATCTTCCCACACTTCCTCTTTAATGACTATAGAATCTTCACTTGTATCCTGTAATATAAAGAAATACTTAtgtcataatataatgataaaaaacaagttTTGCCAGTATAGGAATGGTTCAAGTTTATTTCTGAGTGAAAGCAACATTGGAGAATTATTAACACTAACCTTTGAGGGATTCCCTGTGGCTGACTGTTCTCGTAACTTCGCACCTGAAAGCATGCTTGACTCTTCAGGCACTGAATTACTAGCTGTGGGTACCCTGTGATGGAGGGGCTCTGTCTCAGACTCACTGCTTCTAACTTGCTCTGGATACGACTCTCTTCTAGATCTGTCTTCTGTTGCATTAAAATCTAAATTTTCTTCACCATCTTTGGAATATGAAGATAACCTGGGTGAATGAGCACTGTGGTTTTCGAAGAGTTCCCTGGGCGCTGGTGAGCTAGTGTCATCTTGTTTCCTTCTCTTTGGGTGTGGACTCCCTCTGTCATCAGTAGAATCAACAGACTCTCTTGACTGGGGGCTTCGCCTGGCATTTCTACTATTAGAATGTGTATTCTTGTCTCCTTGTACTTCATCTGGCACAGCTAAGCCTTTAATCTGCAACAGCTCAGCTACCTTGATTAAACGAGAGAGATCCTTCTGTGCAACGCTCACAACACCAATGTACATGTAACTCAGTAGTGCCTCTAATTCATCGCATTTGACGTCTTGCAGCAGGACAATGGGGTGCTTTCCAAGTGTGTGGTCAAACATCTCCTCAAAATACTGACTGCAGGTGGAGAGAACAAGTTTGTGCACGGGGTAGAATTTGCCTTCACAGGCCAATGTTGCATCTGTGTATCTGTCCTGAAATGAAGAAATCCTATGAGAATTGTATATACNNNNNNNNNNNNNNNNNNNNNNNNTCAGACATAATTAGTAAAATTGCAAATATTGCAAATAATCTGTCCTATAACTTTGAAGTATACACTTTGCTATATTTTTGCACTCAGAACATCAAGAAGAGTANNNNNNNNNNNNNNNNNNNNNNNNNNNNNNNNNNNNNNNNNNNNNNNNNNNNNNNNNNNNNNNNNNNNNNNNNNNNNNNNNNNNNNNNNNNNNNNNNNNNNNNNNNNNNNNNNNNNNNNNNNNNNNNNNNNNNNNNNNNNNNNNNNNNNNNNNNNNNNNNNNNNNNNNNNNNNNNNNNNNNNNNNNNNNNNNNNNNNNNNNNNNNNNNNNNNNNNNNNNNNNNNNNNNNNNNNNNNNNNNNNNNNNNNNNNNNNNNNNNNNNNNNNNNNNNNNNNNNNNNNNNNNNNNNNNNNNNNNNNNNNNNNNNNNNNNNNNNNNNNNNNNNNNNNNNNNNNNNNNNNNNNNNNNNNNNNNNNNNNNNNNNNNNNNNNNNNNNNNNNNNNNNNNNNNNNNNNNNNNNNNNNNNNNNNNNNNNNNNNNNNNNNNNNNNNNNNNNNNNNNNNNNNNNNNNNNNNNNNNNNNNNNNNNNNNNNNNNNNNNNNNNNNNNNNNNNNNNNNNNNNNNNNNNNNNNNNNNNNNNNNNNNNNNNNNNNNNNNNNNNNNNNNNNNNNNNNNNNNNNNNNNNNNNNNNNNNNNNNNNNNNNNNNNNNNNNNNNNNNNNNNNNNNNNNNNNNNNNNNCCCATCATAAATGTTGCAAATTCCTTGCATATACGGCAACAAGTAACATGccggtttatatattatttttatttatccatgaGTATGTAACAGAGACaatgtgcctatatatatctttatttatctcttttatcatttatccATGAATATACTAATGCTNNNNNNNNNNNNNNNNNNNNNNNNNNNNNNNNNNNNNNNNNNNNNNNNNNNNNNNNNNNNNNNNNNNNNNNNNNNNNNNNNNNNNNNNNNNNNNNNNNNNNNNNNNNNNNNNNNNNNNNNNNNNNNNNNNNNNNNNNNNNNNNNNNNNNNNNNNNNNNNNNNNNNNNNNNNNNNNNNNNNNNNNNNNNNNNNNNNNNNNNNNNNNNNNNNNNNNNNNNNNNNNNNNNNNNNNNNNNNNNNNNNNNNNNNNNNNNNNNNNNNNNNNNNNNNNNNNNNNNNNNNNNNNNNNNNNNNNNNNNNNNNNNNNNNNNNNNNNNNNNNNNNNNNNNNNNNNNNNNNNNNNNNNNNNNNNNNNNNNNNNNNNNNNNNNNNNNNNNNNNNNNNNNNNNNNNNNNNNNNNNNNNNNNNNNNNNNNNNNNNNNNNNNNNNNNNNNNATACTAATGCTATTCCATCTGCCAATTTAGtccatacataaatatttcatcCACCAATATTCAATATTATTTCATACATCTACCAAACTTATTTCACtacatctaaatatatctacctatttgatATCCCATAATCCATCCTGATTCATTACATCTCATTCCATAACTGCGTAATCCATCGGTAATTTAGGTCAATACCTTGTGTCTTAGGGCTGAAAGCATGTGGCAGAAAGTCGTGCTGTGGTTATTCCATGACAGAGAAAGCATTCCGTCTGTCATGTTGGAGGAAGTTTCTGGTCTTGTGTGCTGATctggaagggaaagaaattaaaatcagtttatatcatttttttaagggATTAACTAGTGGaaagatgggaaagaaaaggagaggaatataGTAATGACTAATGAAATTATGTTAATTACAAGaattatgacaatgaaaataatggtgagaGTGATACTGGGAGTGACAGTGACAATTACAATGNNNNNNNNNNNNNNNNNNNNNNNNNNNNNNNNNNNNNNNNNNNNNNNNNNNNNNNNNNNNNNNNNNNNNNNNNNNNNNNNNNNNNNNNNNNNNNNNNNNNNNNNNNNNNNNNNNNNNNNNNNNNNNNNNNNNNNNNNNNNNNNNNNNNNNNNNNNNNNNNNNNNNNNNNNNNNNNNNNNNNNNNNNNNNNNNNNNNNNNNNNNNNNNNNNNNNNNNNNNNNNNNNNNNNNNNNNNNNNNNNNNNNNNNNNNNNNNNNNNNNNNNNNNNNNNNNNNNNNNNNNNNNNNNNNNNNNNNNNNNNNNNNNNNNNNNNNNNNNNNNNNNNNNNNNNNNNNNgaggaaaagggaagagggaagaagaagaaggggaagagaagaggaaaatgagaaggaggaagaggaagaagaggagcaggaagagaaagaaaaagagaaggaagaggaagtgagagaggaagcaaaatttggaaggaagaaaaaagaacaacaaagaaaacgaaatggaagagatagaggaagaggggggggaaaaaaattctgtaaggaggaaggaaaggaggcaaATTAGTGGAAGAAGACGGAGCATCAAATTTGCAGAATGGAAACagtaaggaggagaaagagagaagaaggagacgggCAAAGATAAGGAGAAGGCAAAGATAAGGCGAGAGGAAGGAGGCAggcaaagataaagagaagataaagagaatgaagataaacaataagaagaatcagaggaggaggagttaaCGAGGATGAATGACGAACTACTACAGGCAGAAGAATTtaataaaagataggaaaaaggaaaagaagaagaaaagaaatggaaaaagaggagaagagaagcaaagaaaagagaacaaaagaaaagaaaagaaatgaaagaaaaaaaaaaggagaaaagaaattgaaaatgaaaaagaaaatagataaaaaaatagataaaatgaaagtgaataaataaaaaaaagaaaaactcatgaaataaaaaaaaaaaaagagagagaaagaagaaaaaggaaaaagagaacagaaaaaaaaaatgaaaagggaaagaaaaaagagataaaagataaacaaggtatagaaaacaagaagaaaggagtAGAATACGGTagaaggggagaaataaagaaaattaataataacaataataatattcattaacaAAAGTAGAAACACAGTAGAATAATTGTTTCATAAATTTAGCTAATAATAGTGAAattgatagcaacaataacatgaatggaattaattataatatatatattttttttctcttccaaaaATCAAAATGTTTGATATGTTACTCAGTTGCATGAAAATCATAATGGATTAATTCTAAATTACAAAATGATATGTAAATTATAGGTATATTTTCATAAACTGTTTTTTTAAGCTAAAATACTAATGACAGAACAAAGGGTCTGTTATAATTTAATCACAATTGTAATCCATAAAATCTTAAAtcatcaaattaaataaaaattcataGAAACATTTCTAATAACatagaaaaataaactaaattcCTGAATCTCCTTTGTTTCAtccaatatatatttctatcaaatatttatatgaatttgttATCAAAGCAATAAGTAATTTATATGGAACAATGATGTATAATTACAACAGCATTATCCgtttaacaaaaaattaatcaACCCTAGATTATTTTAGCATAAATTCAGCCGTgaaatatattatcttaaaagTACTAtggcaacacacacaacgcatggCAAAgcttactaataaaatataattcctTTTAAACTGTAATTCTATCTCATTCCTCCAATATTTTACCCAAAGAACGAATAAATTTCTCTCCTAAGGACACAAGAAACACTGTCATGCATCAGTTTATCCTTAAAATCCAAGAATACCAGTTATAGagcaactataactataacttgTATACCATAACGCCAACGCAACTTACTTTATtacaaattgat
It contains:
- the LOC119592131 gene encoding zinc finger and BTB domain-containing protein 7A-like; the encoded protein is MTDGMLSLSWNNHSTTFCHMLSALRHKDRYTDATLACEGKFYPVHKLVLSTCSQYFEEMFDHTLGKHPIVLLQDVKCDELEALLSYMYIGVVSVAQKDLSRLIKVAELLQIKGLAVPDEVQGDKNTHSNSRNARRSPQSRESVDSTDDRGSPHPKRRKQDDTSSPAPRELFENHSAHSPRLSSYSKDGEENLDFNATEDRSRRESYPEQVRSSESETEPLHHRVPTASNSVPEESSMLSGAKLREQSATGNPSKDTSEDSIVIKEEVWEDPELSHNNSIDPSITYSTASDSADPDSHDGVQEEHTGTSKEFSHLGGPAQVSQELPEVVVEALAGPSGMQEWLGSNDFAAGLASVENFSINGSPPLSEHPQALQMAGEESQKGDKGATGAKTGIISSSKFHQCPYCAYDTPRKDHLVMHIRTHTGEKPYSCPYCPSRFVQKGTLSNHIRTHTGEKPFSCPHCSQCFARNSHLWSHVSTRHKGRLSTAT